Within Chelatococcus sp. HY11, the genomic segment CCGAAACCTCGGTCGCCACACGTAGGCTCATGCGCCCTTCACTCAGGACGACGGGCGTGAATGTCAGAGCGACACCGAATTTCTTGAATTCGATCGACGGCGTGCAGGTGGAGGTTCCTGTTCCGGAGCAACTATAGCCGGACGGAATGGGCACTTCGCCACCCACGAGGAAGGCTGCTGTCTCCCCCGAGATGGCCGTCAGGGTCGGCTCCGCCAGAGTGCGGGCCACACCGGCCTGCTCGAGCGCGCGGAGCGTCACGCTGTTCTTGCTGCCAAAGTTCGAGGTAATGGAATTGCCGGGCGTGCCCTGCACGGGAAAGGCATTGGTCGTCACCGCGTCCAGGGATATACGCCCGAGGTTCCAGGTGCCGGACGAATCCACGCCCAGTTGCTTCAGGACGTTGCGTTGAACTTCAGCGATGGTCACCTTGAGCATCACCTGATCCTTGGCGCGCACGGTCAAGGCGTTGATGACGTTCCCTTTCCCGCCGCCGCTCGCGGCCGAACTCGTCGCGACGAAGGCCCCCGCGACATCGGCGATCTGCTGGGCTTCCACGGCCGAACCGACTGTGCCGGTGAGGAGGATAGACTCTCCCACCGCGCGCGCGTCCACAACGGCCTGGGGCGCGACCGCCTTGATGGTTTGCCGCAAGACGTTCAGGTCACGGCCGACGGTGATGTCGATGGAAGCAAGTTGCTGGCCAGCGTCATCCAGTGCGATGATGGATGTCGCGCCGTCACCGACACCGATGATGAAGAGCTTGCGCGTCGACCGGACGACCGCATTCGCGACTTTTGGGTCTGCGACAAAGACCTCCTTGGCGTCCCGCGAGAGATTGATGATTGTGGAACGCCCGATGGACAATTCGACCCGCCGCATTTGCGCCGGTTCGTAGGTGATACTGGGCCTCAGCCCATTGTCCGCCATTGCGGGAACGACCAGCAGCATAAGCAGGCCAACCAAAGCCAACAAGGTCGTCCGTAGCACGATGCTCGCGTCGAGGCCTCGACGTGGAGGCGGTGGGGAATAAATGGCCGTTGCAAGGCCGGGTTCGGGCGGAAAGCGCATGCCGCTCAGCGTCCTCCTGTCTGGGACGCAACTCCGAAACGCACGATCGTCATGCTGTCCTCGGGATCGATCGCGACGGCAGCGACATCGGCATCGGTGAGAGAGCGCAGCACGAGCGAGAGCTGCCCGTTCTTTTGAGCACGCGTCAGGATCTCCGCCTGGCGCGGATCAACCTCAAGCGTCGCGTTCTCGCCACTGACCACACGCTCACCGGCCTTCTCCTGCACGATCTGGCCAATGGCGAGCACGCGTATGTTCTGCAGAATAGTCTGCGCGAGGATCGTCTCGTTGCTGCCCTGCTGCTCGCTCCGATACGTGCGGATGACGTCGACGCGATCGTTGGGCAGAATGAAGCCGCCGGCG encodes:
- a CDS encoding type II and III secretion system protein family protein is translated as MRFPPEPGLATAIYSPPPPRRGLDASIVLRTTLLALVGLLMLLVVPAMADNGLRPSITYEPAQMRRVELSIGRSTIINLSRDAKEVFVADPKVANAVVRSTRKLFIIGVGDGATSIIALDDAGQQLASIDITVGRDLNVLRQTIKAVAPQAVVDARAVGESILLTGTVGSAVEAQQIADVAGAFVATSSAASGGGKGNVINALTVRAKDQVMLKVTIAEVQRNVLKQLGVDSSGTWNLGRISLDAVTTNAFPVQGTPGNSITSNFGSKNSVTLRALEQAGVARTLAEPTLTAISGETAAFLVGGEVPIPSGYSCSGTGTSTCTPSIEFKKFGVALTFTPVVLSEGRMSLRVATEVSEIDAQNSTRYASFNIPGFKVRRSETTVELPSGGSMVTAGLIQQNSRQAITGLPGLLNLPILGVLFRSRDYQRQETELMIAVSPYIAKPMSAHEITRPDDGFADAMDPQGVFLGRVNRIYGPKVDKAIKGGAPNRIGFIND